A section of the Rhizobium sp. Pop5 genome encodes:
- the hflC gene encoding protease modulator HflC, which yields MTSNRLPVILIILAVLLVGLYSSVYVVNAREQAIVVRFGEIQSVKTEPGIYFKLPFSFMDADRVQLVEKQKLRLDLDNIQVQVKGGATFDVDAFVIYSINDPRRFRETVSGDRDAAEARLRTRLDSALRRVYGLREFDAALSDERVSMMLEVRDDLRPDAELLGLNIEDVRIRRTDLTADVAPNTYNRMRSERLAEAELLRAQGTEDGLRRRAIADRQVVEITADAQRDAEILRGQGDAERNRVFADAFSRNPAFFEFYRSMAAYSSALSSQDTTLVLSPNSEFFRYFDNPDGTLQRPANPAAPGPLAPGATAPAAPAQQAN from the coding sequence ATGACATCGAACAGGCTTCCCGTCATTCTCATCATCCTTGCGGTCCTGCTGGTTGGGCTCTATTCCTCGGTCTACGTGGTCAATGCCCGCGAGCAGGCGATCGTGGTGCGCTTCGGTGAGATCCAGTCCGTCAAGACCGAGCCCGGCATCTACTTCAAGCTGCCGTTCAGCTTCATGGATGCCGACCGCGTCCAGCTCGTCGAAAAGCAGAAGCTGCGCCTCGACCTCGACAATATCCAGGTGCAGGTCAAGGGCGGCGCGACCTTCGACGTCGATGCCTTTGTGATCTATTCGATCAACGACCCCCGCCGCTTCCGCGAAACCGTCTCCGGCGATCGCGATGCGGCCGAAGCGCGGCTGCGCACCCGTCTGGATTCGGCTCTGCGCCGGGTCTACGGTCTGCGTGAATTCGATGCCGCACTTTCCGACGAGCGCGTATCGATGATGCTCGAAGTGCGCGACGATCTGCGTCCCGACGCCGAGCTTCTCGGGCTCAATATCGAGGACGTGCGCATCCGCCGCACGGATCTCACGGCCGATGTGGCGCCGAACACCTATAACCGCATGCGCTCCGAGCGCCTGGCCGAAGCCGAGCTGCTGCGCGCCCAGGGCACGGAAGACGGCCTGCGCCGGCGGGCGATCGCCGACCGCCAGGTGGTCGAGATCACCGCGGACGCTCAGCGCGACGCGGAAATCCTGCGCGGTCAGGGTGACGCCGAACGCAACCGCGTCTTCGCCGACGCCTTTTCCAGGAACCCCGCCTTCTTCGAGTTCTATCGCTCGATGGCGGCCTATTCCTCGGCGCTGTCCTCGCAGGACACGACGCTGGTGCTGTCGCCGAATTCGGAGTTCTTCCGCTATTTCGACAATCCCGACGGCACGTTGCAGCGGCCCGCGAACCCCGCCGCGCCGGGTCCTCTCGCGCCCGGGGCAACTGCTCCGGCAGCACCGGCCCAGCAGGCAAACTGA
- the hflK gene encoding FtsH protease activity modulator HflK, with product MPWSNQNGGGGPWGGGGNNQGPWGQGPNRPRGGGNKGGPPDLEDIIRRGQDQLRNIIPGGFNGGVAVIVAAIVAVFWLIQCVYTVQPDERGVELRFGKPRDTVSMPGLHFHFWPMDTVEIVKVTEQLLNVGGSQGSSNTAGGLMLSGDQNILNVRFNVLYQISDARAYLFNVESPAQTLQQVSESAMREVVGRRPAQDAFRDRRLEIASEVANIIQDTMSRYNSGISVNKVTIEDVAPPREVADAFQEVQRADQDKQRLVEEANQYANQKLGQARGDGARIREDAAAYKDRVVKEAEGEAQRFIAIDEQYSKAPDVTRKRLFLETMEQVLKNSKKVVIDEKQGVVPYLPLNEITRPSQQ from the coding sequence ATGCCCTGGAGCAATCAGAATGGCGGCGGCGGCCCTTGGGGCGGCGGCGGTAATAATCAGGGACCATGGGGCCAGGGGCCGAACCGTCCGCGCGGCGGTGGCAACAAGGGCGGACCGCCCGATCTGGAAGATATCATCCGGCGCGGCCAGGACCAGCTGCGCAACATCATTCCCGGCGGTTTCAACGGCGGCGTCGCCGTGATCGTCGCGGCGATCGTCGCGGTGTTCTGGCTGATCCAGTGCGTCTACACCGTCCAGCCGGACGAACGTGGCGTCGAGCTGCGCTTCGGTAAGCCGCGGGACACGGTGTCGATGCCGGGTCTGCATTTCCATTTCTGGCCGATGGACACGGTCGAGATCGTCAAGGTCACCGAGCAGCTGCTCAACGTCGGCGGCTCGCAGGGCAGCAGCAACACGGCCGGCGGCCTGATGCTGTCGGGCGACCAGAACATCCTCAACGTCCGCTTCAACGTGCTGTATCAGATCAGCGATGCGCGCGCCTATCTCTTCAACGTCGAAAGCCCGGCGCAGACGCTGCAGCAGGTTTCCGAAAGCGCGATGCGCGAAGTGGTCGGCCGGCGCCCGGCGCAGGATGCGTTCCGCGACCGGCGCCTGGAGATCGCCAGCGAAGTCGCCAATATCATCCAGGATACGATGTCGCGCTACAATTCCGGCATTTCGGTCAACAAGGTGACGATCGAGGACGTGGCGCCGCCGCGTGAAGTGGCCGATGCCTTCCAGGAAGTGCAGCGCGCCGACCAGGACAAGCAGCGCCTGGTGGAAGAAGCCAACCAATACGCCAACCAGAAGCTTGGCCAGGCGCGCGGTGACGGCGCCCGCATCCGCGAAGACGCAGCCGCCTACAAGGATCGCGTCGTCAAGGAAGCGGAGGGCGAGGCGCAGCGCTTCATCGCCATCGATGAACAATATTCGAAGGCGCCTGACGTCACGCGCAAGCGGCTGTTCCTGGAAACGATGGAACAGGTGCTCAAGAATTCCAAGAAGGTCGTGATCGACGAGAAGCAGGGGGTCGTGCCCTATCTGCCGCTCAACGAAATCACCAGACCGTCGCAGCAGTGA
- a CDS encoding dihydrofolate reductase encodes MADIRKTIIVAVSRNGIIGRDGDMPWRLSSDLKRFKALTLGKPVVMGRKTYDSIGKPLPGRPNIVISRHAAIDHPDITVAHSLPEALTAAEKLALETGVDEICIVGGGQVYAQAIGFADRMCITHVEADLEGDAAFPAIDPDVWQAGEALAVPAGEKDSYATRYVVYERRRT; translated from the coding sequence ATGGCCGACATCCGCAAGACCATCATCGTCGCCGTTTCCCGCAACGGCATTATCGGCCGCGACGGCGATATGCCGTGGCGGCTTTCGAGTGACCTCAAGCGTTTCAAGGCGCTGACGCTGGGCAAGCCTGTCGTGATGGGCCGCAAGACCTACGATTCGATCGGCAAGCCGTTGCCGGGGCGGCCGAACATCGTCATATCGCGGCACGCGGCGATAGATCATCCGGATATCACCGTGGCGCATTCGCTGCCCGAGGCCCTGACGGCCGCCGAAAAATTGGCGCTTGAAACTGGTGTCGACGAGATCTGCATCGTCGGCGGTGGGCAGGTCTACGCGCAGGCGATCGGCTTTGCCGACCGGATGTGCATCACCCATGTCGAGGCCGACCTCGAAGGGGATGCGGCGTTCCCTGCGATCGATCCCGACGTCTGGCAGGCAGGGGAGGCGCTTGCGGTGCCGGCCGGCGAGAAGGACAGCTATGCCACGCGCTACGTCGTCTATGAACGCCGGCGCACCTGA
- a CDS encoding thymidylate synthase yields MKQYLDLLDHVMEKGSDRGDRTGTGTRSVFGYQMRFDLAEGFPVLTTKKLHLRSIIHELLWFLKGETNIGYLKENGVSIWDEWADENGDLGPVYGAQWRSWPAPDGGHIDQIANLVKGIVNNPNSRRHIVSAWNPAEVDQMALPPCHCLFQFYVADGKLSCQLYQRSADIFLGVPFNIASYALLTMMVAQVTGLKPGDFVHTLGDAHLYHNHFDQAKLQLTRQPKPLPFMRINPDVKDIFGFTFEDFELVGYEAEANIKAPIAV; encoded by the coding sequence ATGAAGCAATATCTCGATCTCCTCGACCACGTGATGGAAAAGGGCTCCGACCGGGGCGACCGCACCGGCACCGGCACGCGCTCGGTCTTCGGGTACCAGATGCGCTTCGACCTCGCGGAGGGCTTTCCCGTCCTCACCACGAAGAAGCTGCATCTGCGCTCGATCATCCACGAGCTGCTGTGGTTCCTGAAGGGCGAGACCAATATCGGCTACCTCAAGGAGAACGGCGTTTCCATCTGGGACGAATGGGCCGACGAAAACGGCGATCTCGGACCGGTCTACGGTGCCCAGTGGCGTTCCTGGCCGGCGCCCGACGGCGGCCACATCGACCAGATCGCCAATCTCGTCAAAGGCATCGTCAACAATCCGAATTCGCGCCGCCACATCGTCTCGGCCTGGAACCCGGCCGAAGTGGACCAGATGGCGCTGCCGCCCTGCCATTGTCTGTTCCAGTTCTACGTGGCCGACGGCAAGCTTTCCTGCCAGCTCTACCAGCGCTCGGCCGATATTTTCCTTGGCGTGCCGTTCAACATCGCTTCCTATGCGCTTCTGACGATGATGGTGGCACAGGTGACGGGGCTGAAGCCCGGCGATTTCGTCCACACGCTCGGCGACGCCCACCTCTACCACAACCATTTCGACCAGGCGAAGCTGCAGCTGACGCGCCAGCCGAAGCCGCTGCCCTTCATGCGCATCAACCCCGATGTGAAGGATATCTTCGGGTTCACATTCGAGGATTTCGAGCTGGTCGGTTATGAGGCTGAGGCCAATATCAAGGCGCCGATCGCCGTCTGA